The DNA window TTCGTCGTTTTAAATTCAAGGTTCGGTACCGCTTACCATTTGTCATTTCCTATAAGTTGCAGAGCTTCTTTTGGGATTTTCTTTTCGCTCTGGCCCATTATAAACAGAATTGTCATGGCTATAGTCTGGTACGCTGTTCAAGCTTGGTTGGGGGCTGAACCAGTGTCGCTGATGCTAAGGTCCATTTTTGGTAAAGATTTACCTAACAGAATTCCTAACCACTTCGGTTCCCCAAATTCCACCACATACCAGTTTAtgtgtttcttcattttctggGTCGTTAGTGTCCCATTTGTGTTAGTTCCACCCCATAAGATTAGACATTTGTTTACGGTGAAAGCTGCCCTGATTCCGTTTGCTGCCTTTGGATTTTTGATCTGggctttgaagaagtcaCACGGGCATATCGCTTTGGGCAGTTTGAATGGTTTATCCCCCGGTGGTTCAACATTTTCTTGGATTTTTGTCAGGTCTCTAATGGCGTGCATCGCCAACTTCGCAGCTTTAATCATCAATGCACCAGATTTTGGAAGGTTCGCCAAAACGCCGCAGGCATCCTTGTGGCCTCAGTTGTTCGCTAtcccatttttctttgccaTCACTTGTCTAATCGGTATTTTGGTGACAGCCTCAGGTTATCATATGTTTGGTATCAACTACTGGTCCCCATTGGACGTCTTGGGTAAGTTTTTAGAAACCTCCTTTACCAGAGGAACGAGGGCAGGGGTCTTTTTGATTTCCTTTGTGTTTGCCTTGGCTCAATTGGGTACCAATATTTCCGCCAACTCTTTGTCCTGTGGTACCGATATGACTGCTTTGTTCCCCCGTTACATAAACATCAAGCGGGGTTCTGTGTTCTGTGTGCTAATGGCGTTGTGTATTTGTCCATGGAACATGATGTCAAGTTCTAGTAAGTTTACCAGTGCTCTGGGTGCATATGCCATCTTTTTGTCCAGTATTGCTGGTGTGATCTGTGCCGATTACTACATAGTAAGAAGGGGCTACTTCAAATTGACCCACATGTTTTTGGCTCAAGAAGGGTCGTTCTACATGTATGGTAACAGGTTTGGGATCAACTGGAGGGCTTTGGTAGCTTACCTCTGCGGTATAGCCCCAAATCTTCCTGGGTTTGTTGCTGATGTTGGTAACAATATACACATTTCTCAAGGAGCTGTTAGGTTATACTGGTTGGGCTATCCGGTTGGCTTTTTTATTGCTTTGGTCATATACACTTTATTGTGCTTCTTTTTCCCGGTCCCTGGCACGCCTGTTaacaacattttgaaggataagGGCTGGTTCCAAGCATGGGCGGACGTTGAGGACTTTGAAACGGAATGGAGAAGAGAATTAAGGCGGCCAAACCTATACGATGACACCGTCAGTGTGATGGATTGGGATGAAAAAGAAGTTAGAATTATTTACTAATCGAAACACCCCTTCTCTCTTGCATTTTAAGCACTATACTGCATTATTTCATCAAACTTATACAGTTCTTTATTCTTagttttttcaacattctATTCTATTTTTCGATTTACTGAAAATGCGTTATTCGCCGAATAAGCTAATTTCTCTTATGGAGATGATACACTTTTATTAAAATCGGCGATCATCATCACAACTCTCACACCTATAGCCACAGAATCCACAAAAACAATCCCAGCTCCTGGAAATTCCTTTGAAAGACTGGTCTGTAATCCAGAAAATCCTGCACAACCTAAAATGATAATTTTTGATTTCAATCTCTCAATGTTCTCTTTTCTGATGACATCTACAATTTTTGCAAAGTTTTCCGGTAAATGCAAATCGAGTACTTGAATATCAGAAGATATTGTGCCCTTCCATAAAGATTGATTGATGACACTGCTGGTAAGGTATTTGGATTCAACAGACTCATTCAAGATCGGTACCCATTCTTTATTTGATGTAATTATAGAAAATGGCTTGCTGTTGATCATGTTACAATAATGGATTGAAGTATCTAGCAATCCCATTACAACTGTCTTACTAGTTGTAGATTTTATTACGGATAACAGCTCAGCTACCAACGGATGATCAGAAAAACAAGCCACCAGTACACCGTCGTATTTGTTGTAGAAGTAAACGGAACCGGCATCTGTCAGCATTGGCAGACAGGCCTCTGCGCTTCGTAAACTAGACTCCTTACCATCAATCTGGAGTGGAGCGCTCGCAGGTCCTGTGGCAAACGTAAGGGCCAAAGACTTGCTATTTAATTCCTTCTTAAACAGTGCCCTGATATTCTGTTCTACCTCATGAGTCATTGATTCAGAGCTGTTCGGGTTGACAACTAAAATATGAATTTGACTCATCTTGGCACTATTTCAGTTTTAGAGCCGGCGGTTGCTTTCCATTGTACAAGGTCCTGTTTCTTGATCCTCTTTGCTTTCGTGGCCtcatttatatattctGGGCAGTTTACTTTTAACGCATTTTTCGTTAGATAATTTTCGGCGCACGGTATGATAAGGCCTAAAAGGGGAAAATGTTTCGATTCATTGATACAAACGTTACTACATAAATACCTCTATTTCAAATATCGAACAACGCAAAAGTCATCGCCTTTCATAGTTTTGAGCAATCTATTGGGGTTGCAGTTGGCGTGATCACTTCATCGTAGAGGAGGGTCGTCAGGAAGTCACTGAACTTTTCGCCTCTAATCTCCGGCAAAAAGTACTTGGCAGCAAGAGcaaacttgttcttgtccccGACAGGCGATTTGCTGGAAAGGATGGCAACCTGCTCGTCTAGAATTTTAGTGGTTAGCTCTGGTGTAACAGTCCCCTCAGTGTCGGCGAGTTTTACACCGTGCGTGACCCATTGGTACAATTGACAACGAGAAACCTCGGCCGTGGCAGCATCCTCCATTAAATGGTTGATTGGAACACAGCCGGAACCTCTCAGCCATGCTTCCATATACTGGAGCCCAATATCCAAGTTTTGTCTGATCCCGTCCACAGTGACCTTGGCACCTTCGATTTTAGTGTTCAGCAAATCGGCAGTACGAACATGAACATCAGGAATTTTGTATATCTGGTTGGCCGTACCCATAATGCTGAATACTTCGTTGCAGATAGGGGCTAGCGCTGGATGCGCAACCCAGGAACCGTCATGACCATTGGTCATCTCTCTGATCTTATCCATGCGaactttgttcaaagcGGTCTCATTGGCCTTTGGATCGTCTTTGATTGGGATTTGCGCTGCCATACCACCCATGGCATGAACCCCTCTACGATGGCAGGTGTTGATCAACTTTTTGACGTAGGCATCCATGAAGGGAGAGGTCATTGTGACAAGATCTCTGTCTGGCAGCACATGTTCTGGTTTGTTtctcaacttcttgatggtGGAAAAGATATAATCCCAACGGCCACAGTTCAGCCCACTGGAGTGTTGTCTAATCTCGTAGATAAACTCCTCCATTTGGAAAGCTGCTGGCAATGTCTCGATTAGAATCGTAGCTCTAATGGTACCTCTTGGCATACCGATAAAATCTTGAGCaacacaaaaaatatcGTTCCATAGCCTAACCTCCAAATGGTCCTCCATTTTGGGTAGGTAAAAGTAGGGGCCTTTACCAACTTTGATCAACTCCTTTGCATTATGGAAGAAATAGAGACCGAAATCGAAGATTGATGCGCTGATAGGTTCGTCGTCGACATACAGAtgcttctcctccatgTGCCACCCACGAGGCCTGACAATTAATGTGGGCAAATCTTTGATGTCACCCTTCAACTTGTAATCTTTTCTTGGGGTGGTGAAGTCGATTTGGTTTCTAATAGCATCGAATAAGTTCACCTGGCCATAGATCATGTTGAACCAAGTTGGTGAGGAGGAATCCTCAAAATCGGTCATGTAGGTCGTTACCTCGGCATTTAGAGCGTTGACAAGCATGTTTCTTTGTGGAGGCCCCGTGATTTCAGAGGATCTGTTGATCAGTCCAGGCGCTGGGATTGCACCTTGCCAGGTGGGGTCATTTCTGATCTGTTCAAAGTCCGGTAAGGAGTCAAAAGTGTAAGAGCCATCATCCagttttttctgttttagGTTTCTGTTCTCCAATAATTCCTTACGTTTCCCATTGAAGGTTCTATGAAGCAAAACGACAAACTCCAATGCTTCCTTAGTTAAAATGTCTTTAATCGTTGTCTTTGATGGGGAGAATTGTGGCTTATCGTCAAGTTCTGCATATAGCTTGACATTATCTAGGTTAATTTTCACCATATTGAAGACTGTATATTTGATGTTTGTGTTGGTTAGCGAGTACCGTCTATAAAGATTAAGAAGATCACACCCCTTATAGATCGAAAAACGCTGGATTTAAATTCCTTATATACCTCTTTATCAGAGGAGAATACCTACAATTCTTTCAGTTCCTTCCTAAATCAAGCTCAGCCAAATACACACGTTAACATTCAGACTACTTAAACGCATATGCGTTTCCTAGGCAATCCGATATGGCTTATCTAATCGTGCCTGTTCAGATCTGAAATAATAACCTTAACACAGCTTTCCTCGAACCTCATTGGCCAGAGTTGTGCGCAGAATTCCGTATCAGGAATTTGGTGGGAAAAAAGATGccatattttttttctcgagaTATGACTTACTGTATTATACATTTCTAAGTATGATTCAGAAGAGCGTGTCACCACACCCCTATGCAGTCCCCACGATAATGGTATCTTCAGCAGTATACTTCTGctcaacaagatcaagcTCTGGCTTCGAAGCATCCAAAGTTTCGTAGATGAGAACGGCAAAATCTGTAAACGCCGGTCCACCCACCACTATCATGGGAGCGTGCCAAACTCCTGCTCCGTAGGACACTGCCTGGTTGCCTTTGCATAAAAAAGCTTTCAACGTCCCCATATCAGGGCCTACATCCTTGCCATCTCTAATTTGTGGCaatgcaacaacaacgaggTATGCAATTTCGTCGCTCGGCCTGCCCATGGGGACAAAAGTTTGAGAGCTCTGCGGGTGTTTCTCTAAAACGTGCACCTCGTGCCTGAACTGTTCGCCCGTTTTAACATGCTGCATGTGGGGCTGAGGGAAGCAGCGGAACATGTTCCAGTTAGGTACCGAGGGGCCTGTTGTTCCGATTTTTTGGATGTCACTCACCTGTAGTATCTTGATTGCGGTGCCTTGGTTTGCATTTTTACCATCCCCGCTTATCTTAGAGACCTCTTCATCCGGCGAAATAATCGAACCGTACGGTTTGAAACCGTGGATGGTTAGTCCCGTACAAACAATTGGATATCCCATTAACGAGGTGTGGTTCATTGACTTGGCCCACAAACTGCAATGAGAAGTGTTCACTACAGTGTGCATAGTTGTGCAATGCGACTCTTTTTGAATACTTTTGGGTTTCGATTACTCTATCGTAAAATTACCtgaaagggaaaaaatcCTTATCTTATCTCGCCGTGACTGGGCGTTTACAGCGAAAACAGCGGGAAATCTTAAAGTTTTGATAGCAGTTGGCAGGGATAGAGGGGTCTGTCACTACAGATAAGGTAGGTGCATCTTGATGTGTTTGTTAGTCACCGTGATTGCGGTGTTCTATGGCCCCTGTAATTTCGCTTAACCGGAACTTGTTAAACCCTTTCATTGTTCACGCTTTATCTATTCCTTTTTACCGTTTGTATCCATTTTGAATTGATAAGGACCCGTATTATTGTATATACTTTGCGTTGCTTTGCGTTCCCTCGAGTTCATATATAAGTCGAAGCaattatattctttttcccGAAGTCAATTCCATTCTACCCTTCACTGTATACGaaacaacaaaatcaagaagagagagagagagagagagagagagagacagCAGGAAATATGTCTTGTAGCAACTCTTCAATAGACGAGAAGGACAACAAAATTGATATCACCAACAATGTTGTGGACCAAGGGACGGACACATATGATATCCCTGTTGAAAACGTTCTCAGCACCATTATCTCCCCCAATGGGAGAGTAATTGAGATCAACGGTGAAAAAGTCGATGAAGCAATGAAGCTGGCAGAAGAAGCGAAAAACCTAAAGATCACCCCAGAAGAGGACCGCAAATTAGTCTGGAAGATTGATCTCTGCATGTTCCCACTGATGTGTCTAATTTATGCTGTACAATTTATGGATAAAATATCGACAAGTTCCGCCGCAATTATGGGTCTTAGAACCGATTTGAAAATGCATGGTGATCAATATTCTTGGGTTGGTTCAGCATTCTATTTTGGTTACCTGTTTATGAACCTGGGATTTGTCCAGTTGATTTTCCAAAAAACCAAATATATGGCAAAAATGTTGGCCGTTTTCATTATTGTTTGGGGGATGTTGCTTACTTGCCATTCCGCTCCATCTATAAACTATGCTGGTTTCATTGCTCTAAGAGTTTTGCTAGGTTGTGCAGAAAGTGTTGTCACTCCATGTTTCACAATTATTACTGCTCAATTATTATGGAAGACAGAGGAGCAATTCACTAGAATCTGTTTCTGGTTCGGTATGAACGGGCTTGGTTCCATACTATTAAATGCCATTGCGTACGGTGTATACATCCACAAGGATTCTTACAGCATTGAAGGATGGAGAGTACTGTTTGTCATAGTTGGTGTTATTACAATTTTCCTTGGTGGTTTGATCTATTACTGGATTCCAGATGATCCAGCATCTGCCAGGTTTTTGAGCGAGAGGGAGAAGCTAATGGTAGTGGAACGGATTAGATCAAACCAACAAGGTTTTGGGAATCATGAAATTAAAAAATACCAAATGATCGAAGCTTTGAGGGATCCACGGACGTGGCTATATTTTCTCTTTACTGTTTCGTCCAACATTCCAAACGGTGGTATCTCCAACTTCTTGAGTATTTTGATGAATGGCGATTTTGGATACAGTTCTTCAGAGTCCCTATTGATGAGTTTACCAACTGGTGCCGTTGAATTTGTCGGCTGTCCTTTGTTCGGTATCTTAGCAGTATACGCggcaaacaaaaaaattccATTCTGGAGATACAGGTTAGGTTGGGCAATTTTTGCTGCAGTTCTAGCTTTAATTGCGAGTTGTATGCTAGCCTATGCTAAACACTCAAAAAGTGCAAGATTGGCAGGTGCCTACCTATGGTACATTTCCCCAGTATCATTCATTTGTGTCCTATCCAATATCAGTGCAAATTCTTCTGGTTACACCAAAAAATGGACCGTTTCATCAATCAATCTAGTGGCATATGCAGCAGCAAACCTGGCTGGCCCACAATGTTTTATTCCACGTCAAGCCCCTGGTTATCAAGGAGCGAAAACAGCGATGGTGGTCTGTTATGCTGTCATGATTGTCATCTTGGTGACCTTGTTGACACTAAATATGAGAGAGAATAAGAGACGTGACAAATTGGAAGCTGAAAGAGGCCATCAAGAGATTGTGAACTTAGAGTTCAGCGATGTCacagattttgaaaacccCAACTTTAGATACACCTTGTAAGTTCTTTTACATTATTATAGATTTTTTTATAAGGTGTTATAATAATATTCCCCTCAAATAGAAAGTTTTGGCTTTTTCAGTCTATTCGGAAACACCTCAAGTACTGTGCTAAACTAAGCCCGTTTTTATCCCATCGACATGGGAAACAATTTTGGGATACTCAGTTTTCAGATACGGAAACGCCGTAAGTAGTCGTCCTTTCCCGGTGATAATGCTATCTGTGAATAACAACCAATTTAGAGTGGTATCGGTACCCAAATGGATCTCAATGTCTTATACTTAACTACTTACTCTATGTTACCAAACTGAGATATTCAACGCTGGTGTTTAAAAATTTACATGTCGGTAGATGTAATGCTTAATAATTATATATTCCGTATCTTACTTATGTTAATAACCCCAGACTCTAATTCTTTTGACCCCACCATCTGGGATTATTGTCAATTTTACGTGAGTCAATTTCATTTCTTTCTGGATTTTATATTCGTGCTCCGTATCCGGTCCAGTTTTGGATTTACCCACCAGCTCAATCCATTGTGTATCTTTATCTGGGGGACCCTGGCAGCCATGGACAGTAATATATTGAGGGAAATTGCCTCTATAATGAGCGGTATCGATAACAATCTTATCAATGAACGTGGATTGACGGCCCAATTGGATGCTCACCCAGTCAGTATGCCCAGGGGTCCTTGACCTTTTGGTTTCCCACCCGTCAGACATATCGTGGCCTCTACCTGGTAGTAGCAAGTTGTCGGCTGACCCAAAATGTTGATCAGAGAAATCCAAAGCAACGGCACCGTTGCAAACAAAGGCCAAATCGATATTGTTATTGGCGCTTAGTTTTTTGAACTCAGGTGGCACGACTTTACCGTACAATCTAAATCTAGCAATCCCGCCGTCTGGATACATCTTCAATTTGATGTGAGTATACGTTTTCTCAGTCAGTCCTCCTTCACGAATGAAGAAGTGCCTTTGAGATGGACCACATTCAAACTTGGTGATAACTTCCTCCCAGCGCGGGTCAGTCTCTGAGACGCTTTCATTGTTTTCGTTATAGTCAAACAAGGCATCGACTGAAACGTGTGGAGCATGGTTACCATTGAAAAAGGCAGTATCAATCTCACCACCGACTATACGCGCTGCGTGTACACCCATCTTAATTATCACCCAGTCATACTCTTTTTCATTATGTCTTCTAGTTTCCCATCCGTCGTACCATGCACCAGCGTGTGTAAACTTTGTGGCATCTCTGATAGGAACCTTGGGTTGAATCAGGTTCtctgcagcagcaaacCATTCATCGGACGTAGCAACTACTGAACCACCTAGTTTAGCTCC is part of the Huiozyma naganishii CBS 8797 chromosome 4, complete genome genome and encodes:
- the KNAG0D03140 gene encoding allantoate permease family MFS transporter (similar to Saccharomyces cerevisiae DAL5 (YJR152W)), translating into MSCSNSSIDEKDNKIDITNNVVDQGTDTYDIPVENVLSTIISPNGRVIEINGEKVDEAMKLAEEAKNLKITPEEDRKLVWKIDLCMFPLMCLIYAVQFMDKISTSSAAIMGLRTDLKMHGDQYSWVGSAFYFGYLFMNLGFVQLIFQKTKYMAKMLAVFIIVWGMLLTCHSAPSINYAGFIALRVLLGCAESVVTPCFTIITAQLLWKTEEQFTRICFWFGMNGLGSILLNAIAYGVYIHKDSYSIEGWRVLFVIVGVITIFLGGLIYYWIPDDPASARFLSEREKLMVVERIRSNQQGFGNHEIKKYQMIEALRDPRTWLYFLFTVSSNIPNGGISNFLSILMNGDFGYSSSESLLMSLPTGAVEFVGCPLFGILAVYAANKKIPFWRYRLGWAIFAAVLALIASCMLAYAKHSKSARLAGAYLWYISPVSFICVLSNISANSSGYTKKWTVSSINLVAYAAANLAGPQCFIPRQAPGYQGAKTAMVVCYAVMIVILVTLLTLNMRENKRRDKLEAERGHQEIVNLEFSDVTDFENPNFRYTL
- the DAL2 gene encoding allantoicase (similar to Saccharomyces cerevisiae DAL2 (YIR029W)), producing MQLYSLAQEKQFIGEITKNYQSVDVIGAKLGGSVVATSDEWFAAAENLIQPKVPIRDATKFTHAGAWYDGWETRRHNEKEYDWVIIKMGVHAARIVGGEIDTAFFNGNHAPHVSVDALFDYNENNESVSETDPRWEEVITKFECGPSQRHFFIREGGLTEKTYTHIKLKMYPDGGIARFRLYGKVVPPEFKKLSANNNIDLAFVCNGAVALDFSDQHFGSADNLLLPGRGHDMSDGWETKRSRTPGHTDWVSIQLGRQSTFIDKIVIDTAHYRGNFPQYITVHGCQGPPDKDTQWIELVGKSKTGPDTEHEYKIQKEMKLTHVKLTIIPDGGVKRIRVWGY
- the DCG1 gene encoding Dcg1p (similar to Saccharomyces cerevisiae DCG1 (YIR030C)), with protein sequence MSQIHILVVNPNSSESMTHEVEQNIRALFKKELNSKSLALTFATGPASAPLQIDGKESSLRSAEACLPMLTDAGSVYFYNKYDGVLVACFSDHPLVAELLSVIKSTTSKTVVMGLLDTSIHYCNMINSKPFSIITSNKEWVPILNESVESKYLTSSVINQSLWKGTISSDIQVLDLHLPENFAKIVDVIRKENIERLKSKIIILGCAGFSGLQTSLSKEFPGAGIVFVDSVAIGVRVVMMIADFNKSVSSP
- the DAL4 gene encoding allantoin permease (similar to Saccharomyces cerevisiae DAL4 (YIR028W)) encodes the protein MPTDGLTAIFSHPSAKNIQPYSSIVTRNDSIDIERDGISSGMKNDKISTKIYEESPSIEESDISIEREYKSIWSKIYYDYIVLDKSTLDVSLKESFLYNRDLKPVEEARRVWDWYNYLYFWLADCFNINTWQVAATGMQLGLNWWQCWLTVWIGYTFAAIFVVLNSRFGTAYHLSFPISCRASFGIFFSLWPIINRIVMAIVWYAVQAWLGAEPVSLMLRSIFGKDLPNRIPNHFGSPNSTTYQFMCFFIFWVVSVPFVLVPPHKIRHLFTVKAALIPFAAFGFLIWALKKSHGHIALGSLNGLSPGGSTFSWIFVRSLMACIANFAALIINAPDFGRFAKTPQASLWPQLFAIPFFFAITCLIGILVTASGYHMFGINYWSPLDVLGKFLETSFTRGTRAGVFLISFVFALAQLGTNISANSLSCGTDMTALFPRYINIKRGSVFCVLMALCICPWNMMSSSSKFTSALGAYAIFLSSIAGVICADYYIVRRGYFKLTHMFLAQEGSFYMYGNRFGINWRALVAYLCGIAPNLPGFVADVGNNIHISQGAVRLYWLGYPVGFFIALVIYTLLCFFFPVPGTPVNNILKDKGWFQAWADVEDFETEWRRELRRPNLYDDTVSVMDWDEKEVRIIY
- the DAL3 gene encoding ureidoglycolate hydrolase (similar to Saccharomyces cerevisiae DAL3 (YIR032C)), which encodes MGYPIVCTGLTIHGFKPYGSIISPDEEVSKISGDGKNANQGTAIKILQVSDIQKIGTTGPSVPNWNMFRCFPQPHMQHVKTGEQFRHEVHVLEKHPQSSQTFVPMGRPSDEIAYLVVVALPQIRDGKDVGPDMGTLKAFLCKGNQAVSYGAGVWHAPMIVVGGPAFTDFAVLIYETLDASKPELDLVEQKYTAEDTIIVGTA
- the DAL7 gene encoding malate synthase DAL7 (similar to Saccharomyces cerevisiae DAL7 (YIR031C)), whose amino-acid sequence is MVKINLDNVKLYAELDDKPQFSPSKTTIKDILTKEALEFVVLLHRTFNGKRKELLENRNLKQKKLDDGSYTFDSLPDFEQIRNDPTWQGAIPAPGLINRSSEITGPPQRNMLVNALNAEVTTYMTDFEDSSSPTWFNMIYGQVNLFDAIRNQIDFTTPRKDYKLKGDIKDLPTLIVRPRGWHMEEKHLYVDDEPISASIFDFGLYFFHNAKELIKVGKGPYFYLPKMEDHLEVRLWNDIFCVAQDFIGMPRGTIRATILIETLPAAFQMEEFIYEIRQHSSGLNCGRWDYIFSTIKKLRNKPEHVLPDRDLVTMTSPFMDAYVKKLINTCHRRGVHAMGGMAAQIPIKDDPKANETALNKVRMDKIREMTNGHDGSWVAHPALAPICNEVFSIMGTANQIYKIPDVHVRTADLLNTKIEGAKVTVDGIRQNLDIGLQYMEAWLRGSGCVPINHLMEDAATAEVSRCQLYQWVTHGVKLADTEGTVTPELTTKILDEQVAILSSKSPVGDKNKFALAAKYFLPEIRGEKFSDFLTTLLYDEVITPTATPIDCSKL